Genomic segment of Arachis stenosperma cultivar V10309 chromosome 4, arast.V10309.gnm1.PFL2, whole genome shotgun sequence:
ATCGTACATTATGGATTTTACTTGGAAATTTGGTGTAGATTGATGGGAAACCATGGATGCTATGTTAGTGGATAGGGTTTTTGCATTGGGTGGTGTGGGTAGGGGTAATCGGAATGCTCTGTTTTCAAACTGAAAATATGAAATTTCTATAATGGCATGGTGACTAAAGTAGTTGTTAGTTAGGGATTTTGGCATATGATCTGTTGTTGATTGTGGATTctatattttagtaaaaattttgtatattttttttccaataCAAATGGAGAAGTTGCTGGATATAATGTTCCATCATGGTGGAACGTTTAAGAAGAATGCTGATGGAAAGTTGGTTTACTCACCTGACAATAAAGCTTGCTTAGGTGATTTAGATGAGGATAGACTTGATGTCTTCTTCATCAGGAACTATTTCAAGGAGTTGGGATATGACAAGGTAATTGAGTGTTGGTGGCTGGTTCCGGAGAGGAGCTTGGAGGTTGGTCACAATGGATTCATACACGAAGACCTACGAACATTATATCAATCCTCTTCCGGGTCAATCCATGTGGAAAAAATCAGCATATAGTAAGCCCCAGGCTCCTAACATCAAACGAAAACCAGGAAAGCTCACAACCAAAAGAAGAAAGGACGCTGATGAGGGTCCTAGTGTAAACAAGAAAGCTAAGCAGACTGTTACCCTAAAGAGACAGCTCAAGCCATTCACATGCACATATTGTGGTGTAAAGGGCCACACCAAGAGGGGATGCAAACAGAAGAGAGCTGATGAGCTTGCTGCTGCTCTTGCGGCTGCAGCAGCAGCTGTGGCAGCTTCAAAGGACAAAGCTACTGCTACTGGGAGTACACCTGCACCTGAAGCAACCAACAGTACCAATCCGGCAACATCGGCAGCTGACATTCCACCCCCAGTGTCTGGACCGCAAGCTGAAGAGGTTGAATTATCCCAACCAAGCTATGGTGGAACACAAGATGAGGTATAAAATATCCCAAATGATTTGTTGTTCATAATCTTATATTTAACTCCCCTTTTCACAGTAACTCATTTAACTTATTACACTTCAAGCAGGCACCACCCAGCAACAAGGCCACCTAAGTTACCAACTAAACGGAAGACCACACCACAACCAGTAACTTCTTCTCCGATGCAAGGAGCAACTGCAGCCACAGCTTCAAGGTTGGAAAGGTTCATGAAGATGGTTCCAACACCTCAGTTCAAGGCACCAAGGAAGAAAAACCCTTGATTGGGATGTTGTAGCAGCTGCTTTAACAATATATATGGGATTTGGGCATTGGTtgatattttggattttttgttACCTCTCTTAGGGAATGGCTCTTATGTAGACTATATggtttattttgattttctggTAGTAGATAATTTAACAGAGTTTATGCTTGAAGGTAGCTGTTTCAGTCTGTTTATCCTTATGTGGACAACTGCAACTATGTTACATTGACAATGTCTTGTTTATAATCTACAAAGCTACTATTATCAATTTACATCTTATGTTCATTCAGTTTGGTTTCTATTTTTGTAAAATCTATCTACAAATAACACACCAATAAATTAAACATTTCCCATACATTCATTAACAGATGCTTCCAAACACAGTTCTTACACTTTTCTCATCACAGGTGAAACAAGTTCTTACATTTTTAACATTACACCTAAAACAACAACTAACATAGAAAAAAACAACAATCCTAACATTtgtatcatatatttctgggtCCTTAACTCAGCCTCTAAATTGCCAATCCTCAAAGCAAGACTAACGCTCACTTCTTCATTGTTGTATGCAGCAGTGTCTTCCAAATTTCCTTTATCATCTTCTCCAATGTCTGCCCATCGAAAGAAGCCACACCATTTTCTTCCACTACTCTGTGAACATGAAATTTAACTGTTACCATCAAATTAGTCAGCAACAAATCTTCATGAAACACTCACGTTGTAATTCGGGCATCCAAAGAAGGGCTTATTTGGGTGGGTTTCCGTTCCAGACCATCGGAGCACAGGACGTTTCCCACACCCACACCGCTCTGGTACTCGCGTGCCTCTACTCTGACTTGGCCTCCTTGTGCATGATCGCAAAGAACTTCCCTCTCCTTCATCTGCACGTCCAACCATCCTCCAACCAGCAAAGCAATGGGTACGAGAATGAacagggaagaagaagaagaagaagaataacaagaggaagaagaagaagacgaagaagagaagaagacgAAGATGTGCTGTGCCAATTCCGAGTTAGGGTTTAAAAAAGGAATCAGGGACAACATTGGTGCATCAAGTTTCATTTGCCACATCATCCAACCGTTGGACACTCCAGCGTGGCACTCATTCGCCACGTCACTCCCGGCGGTAAGGAATCTGGCCGGAAAATATCCGGGGACCAACTTGATGCATTTTTTTCAATCTGGAGGACTAAATATGTGCAATTGGGAACTCAGGGGCTAAATCGGTGCATTTTGTGAATCTCAGGGACCACTTTGGTGTTTAACTCAGtttttatcaataattatataattgtcgctaaaattttttaataacaaagCATAAAACATctaatatttaattatcaataaatgtattaataactaattttattgttattaaaaacaaaataaaaaatgttaaaaagtaattttttttaatagggTATGTACAATGTTTGAAGGGCTTAGTAAAAGcgatataataaattaaagttCACAATTACGTCTTGATTATATAAAATTCATAAGAGAGTTCTATATATGCATATTTTGCACTGGCCTTGTTCAGCTTTAGAATATTCTCCATGATTATGTCACTACTGACAATTtggttattttttgttattagaaTTTAGAGGTTCCTGCATGAGTCTAAAGTTAACTACTATCCATTTTAGTTTGTAATTTATACAAAATAATACTAGACAACAACTATATGTAACAGCTGGGTAAGAAGGTAAGTAGTATATGGTGAATGGATCTTCtcagttaaaaattttaattgaccatattaatttagatctctccattattaaatttatatttttgtggaacttataattatattagtgtttatttttagtatttgaGAATAATTTTGAAGAATCgaaattgaaatattttttggCTTTGTGAGGTGGTTCATTTTAGTTACGaagataattatatattatccATAGCTGGAATCGAAAAAGAAATATATCTATCAACAGTTCAATAATTTCCTTCTTTTgtagaaagaaagaagataagataaagtgATGAAGTgtacaagaaagaaaaatgttaCCACTGACAAAAAGTGACGGGTCCCCACTGGACCAAACTCTGGATGCTTCCGCAGTGAATAACTCCTTCCCAAAAAAATTAACGGTGATGATGGATTGCCGCGTAATCTCAACGGCTCCAAGCCAAAATGGTATCTGATCCTGATTCTACTGCTCCAAAAATAATCGCCACCACCTGGACCCCACATGTcatctatatttttttaaaaatatttttaaattttattttatcccaatatttttaaatttttttataaactaccagaataaaatatatattttacccaaaTTTAATTTCCAAAATCGGTGACGGAATTATAGATACTCGatgtaatattttatattaggaAATGTCCGAAACGCCCTCGTCCCTTCCATCTATATAACGAAGCGGAAGCTGCTTCTTCATTTCCCATTCCGTTCCCAGCCTTTGTGAGACAAAAcaggggaaaaaaaaaagagaaagaaagaaacggttttgtatttttattttattttattttatttttgtagagagagagagagagagaatgttGGGAGTGTTCAGCAGCTCGATTGTGTCGCCACCGGAAGAGCTGGTGGCGGCCGGAAGCAGGACTCCTTCGCCGAAGATAACGGCCGGAGCTCTGCTGAAGAGGTTCGTGGAGAGCAAGCCGTCGTCGGTGTCGGTGCAGATCGGGGAGGATGCGCAGTTAGCTTACACGCACCACAGCGAGACGCCATGGCAAccaaggtaaaaaaaaaaaatcacaaatcacacATCACAACCGTATCGTGTGTTTCAGTGTTTACTGTTTAGTGTTCACTCGAGTCGCTTCGCCTTAAGCGATGTCGTTTTGTATGCTAATTAAGTAGTAATTACCTTCGTTTTCACGCGCTTGGGTTCGAGGTAGGTCGAATTGGAACGAAACGGTTCCTCTGCTTTACTACCGCAGTTCGCAGATTATCGCTCACTGAACTTAACTCGTGTTAGATTATTGATAATTATTAAGAAATTTGATGATAGAgattaagattaatttaaaGGAGTGTTTGTATGGTCATGTGATCGGTTTTGTGCTGAGTCATTCGCTCGAACGACGATCGGATCCCTTGGATCATGCCTGCTAATAATCACTCTTGCTTACAATTGATTTTttgttatgattttttattttattttatttattacaaTTGATGAAAATTTACTGAAAGTTTAGGCGAAGTTGTTGGTAAGAGAAGACTtgagaggaagaggaggagtaGAAAATAAGTGGAGTTAGAAGAGAAAAGGAAGGGATATTGGGATATATAGGACAAGTAGTGTGTACGTATTTTTACATGGCAATAATAAATTTGGTAGGTTGAATTATAGTGACCAGCTTTAATAATGACGATTAGAATTTATAGGGAAtatccttattattaaaaatggATAGTATctcatttaatttgtttttatatgTACATTGAGTCATTGACaactatattaaaaaaaatatttgatatttggTGTGATGAATATAGATAGATATTTGTTTAGTGAACTCATATGTAAAGGTTATTgtgtatattaatatatattatatataatttaaaagattttgatttaatttatcTCATTTATTAACATGGGATAATTATATGAATGGGAAATGGAGGGTAGACATCAAATTAGTAAATATAATTATAAGTTttataaaaagatatggtttcataaaatatttttgtggtGTTAGTCTATGAAAGTTAAAccaatataaatataaatattaaacgGATATTAAAAGGAGATATGTTTTAGGAGATTAGCTCTAATTATGTAGCTTTTgggataattaatttaaaaaagttaatatttccAACCATAAATGTATAAGATTATACAAAAAGAATGATACACATACACAAGCAAAcgttatataaaaaaattaaattaattaaatattaatcaaTGATGAAGATTCATAGATATGAGAGGATACTTGGCTATAGGAATTTGTGGTTGGCGATTCAATATGGTGGTTATGATTTGACTATCATCATAATTCATAACTCCTAAGGTTAAATAAAGACAAGAGTGGGCCAGTGGAAGCATATTACTACTAATTTTGAGGAGGATATAATGGGCATTTCCTGGATTAGCTGCCTTTTTTTTCCTTGCACAGATTACCACGACGTATCATGCAATAAAAAATAGAACTAATGTTTTAAAcaccaaataaataaataaataatgtttttaaacatttaaaattatttttcatctGTATATATTGCAAGAAAGTTCATAAGAggaaatgtttttattttatgacTTATCTTTCAAGTATGATTTCTTTGTGGTTGAAGATTGAATATGCTGTAAATTTGGTGCAAATAATATATTTTGGCCAGAAAGTCACATTTCATTATTCACATGTTATCCGTGAGCATGACCTCATTCGTATAAGCTAAACCTGTATTTGAAGGATCAATGAGATTTATCATGAAGGAGCTAGTTTTCTGACATATaccaaattataatttaaatatgttatatatatatatatatactaaaaattagtcgaattaattttttttataaaatatatattgaaaagatataaaataatacataaaaatacaCATATAAGTGGTAAATGATTTGGTGTGTATATAatactttttattaataattataataaattatcaaTGTCAATTTTACTTTGATATAATTCTACGGTACAAGGAGTTGGGGGTTGTTGAGAATGGCCTACTTAATTTTACTAagcttctaatttttttttcaatatcgaaatatttaaatcttaaaattttttgagaCACATTGGAGTCTTGTTAATTAAGGAGACGTCAGGTTAGTTGAGTCGGGTGGAGTTAGTCGTATTTTGATTaacataaaatgaaaaaaattgcCTTTGTGTAAATTTTTCTAGCAAAGCCATTATTCAGTTCCCCTTATCAGCGGCTTGAGTTTTATGTCTCCGTCTGAAGTTGTGGATCACAGTGTGAATTATTGAAGAATGGGGCCCATGATGAGGTGCAATATAGGCGTGGTTTTAAAAAGTAGTGGTTTACGTTTAAGCTGTTGCTCTCAAAACAGAAAGTCCATATACCATCTCCATATGTGAATGAATAATGGGACCATTATTTCAGATTCCACGTCTTTTTGGTGGCCATCATTATTAGCGTCCTATACCATCCCATACTCAAGGACGGTCCAGTTACCATACCTAATACTGTTgtcctcttctctttctcttgtttttTATTCACTCATAGATGTGATATTAGATATTAGAGGGCGTCCTTCTCATTGGGGTGCTTTCTTCATTGCTTGCAATCATTTAGGTCTTTTTTTGGGgctaattttcttgttttatgtttatctttagctgatattttttttaaatatttttttcactaAAGTTGCAGGAATTTTTTTGGTGAATACTAAAGTTGCAggaattaattttaaatagtgTTGATATTATAAAAGAGTAATTCCTCAgtatgaaaaaatagaaaaaagcaaaaaggagagtaattctaaagaaaagaaaaagaaaaaaaaaaacgaagaataATTCGAATGCCTTATTTAGACGGTATCAAAATCACATAAACATGATATTATAAGAAGCAATGTATATTCGTGTTTCAGTAATTTTAGCTATTGAtgttaattataaaatatatatgattGAATCAATTATTACAACTAATGAAACATCAATATtcctaaaatatttaaaagtttttgGATACTAAGATGTATTTATAATATAAGTTTTTTCCTTTAATTAAGTTTGGATATGTGGACTGGCTCCTAAACTGTCGTTTTCTTTAGACCCTTTTTAGCCCAGGTAGGGGAGTGAGGATAAGGATGATGTAGCTTTTGGTCAACAAATGGAAAACAGAATACCCCAACAAAGTCTATTGCGTTCTAGATTATACCTCTATAATTATAGTGACATTACGTGATAAGGCTAGGAGAAGCTTAATGCCTTGAACTATGGTGCAATAAATGGTTTCATACTTTCATTATCATCTTATCCTAAAATGTAAAAATTAACTTGGCTGTAATTTTGATCAAACTATGCTTTAGCATTTAAAAAGAGTTTTGTTCTTTATACTTATTCTTTCTCAGTTGACGTACACTTTGTAACTACTACAACGTGTTATTGCTAGTATTGTATGGTAAATATGGCGATGTAATGTGTTTAGCTAGATTGCACTGACCATCATTAAATCTAAATACTTCATGGTAACTGCAGATCATTTGCTGTTAAGGAGGAGATTTTCTGCATGTTTGAGGGTGCCCTTGACAATTTGGGCAGCTTGAAACAACAGTATGGACTGGCCAAGTCTGCCAATGAAGTTCTTTTGACCATTGAGGCTTACAAAGCCTTGCGTGATAGGGCACCCTACCCTGCCAATCGCGTTGTTGGCCATCTCAGTGGAAGCTTTGCTTTCATTCTTTTTGACAAGTCCACCTCTACCCTCTTTGTAGCTTCTGTAAGTTATCTATCCTATAAACAAATTATCTTGATACATAACCATGTTCTGTTTTGTCTTGTCCCTTTCTTAGTTTATCTGTATCTCTATCTTGAAACACTTACCAAACAAAATGTTTGTTCTTTTTCTCATAACAATCTGCAtgtgttgttttcttttatttgacaGGATCAAGCTGGTAAGGTTCCTCTGTATTGGGGAATAACAGCTGATGGATACGTAGCATTTGCTGATGATGCTGATATTCTTAAAGGTGCTTGTGGAAAGTCACTTGCTGCTTTCCCTCAAGGTGGGTTTAATTCTGTGGCTTATTTATGTTTGTCATAATGGATCAAAATATCTTTGATTCTGGGAAATGTTTGTGTCGTGTGACCCACAGAAACGATGCTTATAGTGACCCTAGATGGATCATATCCCCTCAAGATATTGATATTTCATAAATATGATAAAGATATTAAATAGCAGAGGGgaaaaaaacccaaaaagaaAATGTAACGTATGCAGAAAATTCTCTTAGAATAGAATAAAACAAAGACATTCTCTCAGTTATGAGTCAATTTCCAATTTTGTAAGAAACTCTCTGATTATTGACTGGTCTTGTTGCTGTGTACATATTCTACAGGATGTTTCTACAACACAGCAGTTGGAGGATTAAGATGCTATGAGAATCCTAAGAACAAGATTACTGCAGTACCAGCTGAGGAGGAGGAAATCTGGGGAGCAACCTTCAAGGTAACAACATGACACAAGTTTCGGTACTTCCCCCTCATTTCTCCCTGCAGAATATTCATCTTTATCCGCTTAGATTAGAGAGCCAACAGTAACAGAAGTTATAAGAGAGGTTCTACTAGGTACAGACTACAGAAGGAAACTGAAATGGTTGGAATTattggaaaaaataaaaaccaaaaaactaCAAAATCTGAGGGAAAACTGAATGATATTTCACAAAGGTTCAATGTCAATCCAAATGAATCAATCAAAGTCAATAGACTATTTCAAATATAAGTCCAATATGAGACTTGAGATTGCAGATAAATTTTGCATCCATAGTTTTAACTCTATTGTCGGTTCCGCGCTCTTGGTAGATGACGTTTCACATATCCATATCTgacattttatttttgtctattTGGTGGGATGAATTATCAGGTGGAGGGACCAGCAGTTGTTGCAGCTACAGAGTAGATGTTTTTGTTGAAGTGGGGTTTCCACATAATGATGTATCAGAGTAATGTGTTTATGTGGTTATCACTGCAAGGCATGCATGAGGGGCCATGTAAATACCCTTCCTTTGAATGATAAATCATAAATGTGAGAAGAGTGCATCTAGTAGTGTAACTTAATGTGTTCCTGTATCTTGTTCTTTAGGTTAGCCTTTTACTCTCTTTCCATTGTACAGTGTATGTAGCTCTTCCCCATGTAATAAAACTATGCGTTTGGCTTGGGATTCTGTAATACTCTCATTCCATGTAATGCATCTTAactttattatatatgtatgcATTAAGATTTCACCTAAAAGTTTTAGGCAAGTCTATATATGTGGTTTTACCCTAAAATTTCATATTAAAATGATCTATTTCTGAAAATTCAGCGATATAAATTACCCTTAAATCTTTGCTTGGACTATATATGAAGTCAATTGTTATAAAGAAACATCAGATTCAGAAAAAGCGTAGAAGGCAACGTTTTTTCTTGCAATACAACTCACAACATTTTCGTGCATTACATTCATATAGCACTTAAAAGAGTTTGTTGTAAAAATGGAAGTATGCCCAATATTCGCTCCGAAATATATGGCATGTTGCTGATTTTATTTTGTAACTAGCAAGCTAGTAGTAATAACTTataaatgtaaaacatgcatgGAACATCTCTACTTAACTACTTTAGAGATATGAATGAACGCAACTAGCACAAGTTACATGCATCTTCATCTTTCttatttaatttccttttgCCATTTGTGTAGATTCCAACACAGCAGCTTACGAACGCAACCTTAGCTTGTTTCAATGCGTATATATCATCATGTAATAAACCACTTAAGGCAAGGGCAACTTCGtcatacaaaaaatattatcatgCGTTATAAGCACCATTCTTACATTTCTTCTTCAGTTTTTCCTCTCTCCACAGAACTGAAATCTCTAATTGTAGTTGAGGTATGTATCTCTATCTCTTTCTCTGTGTTCTTTATTGTATTCATATTCAGTTCAATTTCATACATCATAAAAATGTTTGCGCATGAAGCATGTAGTTGGTTCTATGGTGGATTTTATAGTTCTggatatatatttatatttttgtatacaTTGCATGCAAGGATGACCCACAAATGCAGTATTATATACACTTGATTAGAATACTATACTTATAAATGACTTGTATTTTTTTCCCCTTCTCTTTCCATTTAATGTTTGTTCGGATTATTTTCAttgtgaaaattaaaaaatgaaggAAACTTTTCTCATACATCACATAATTCATGGAACATTTGATTCAATCTCATCAATGTTTGAAATTAAGAGAAAATAAGTAAATTTGTTATGTGAATGGATATAACATGTAAGTCCATATACAATGTCACCGAGACACTTACCTCAGAATGATTTCACATAGCTTGCTATTCAAGTAACAAAACTACACTTTTTAAGTGCAAATTGAAGGATACATATCATTGTAAACTTTGCATCTTCCTTCTTGACTAATCAATCATGATGCATGTattata
This window contains:
- the LOC130973551 gene encoding stem-specific protein TSJT1-like isoform X1, producing MLGVFSSSIVSPPEELVAAGSRTPSPKITAGALLKRFVESKPSSVSVQIGEDAQLAYTHHSETPWQPRSFAVKEEIFCMFEGALDNLGSLKQQYGLAKSANEVLLTIEAYKALRDRAPYPANRVVGHLSGSFAFILFDKSTSTLFVASDQAGKVPLYWGITADGYVAFADDADILKGACGKSLAAFPQGCFYNTAVGGLRCYENPKNKITAVPAEEEEIWGATFKVEGPAVVAATE
- the LOC130973551 gene encoding stem-specific protein TSJT1-like isoform X2, yielding MLGVFSSSIVSPPEELVAAGSRTPSPKITAGALLKRFVESKPSSVSVQIGEDAQLAYTHHSETPWQPRSFAVKEEIFCMFEGALDNLGSLKQQYGLAKSANEVLLTIEAYKALRDRAPYPANRVVGHLSGSFAFILFDKSTSTLFVASDQAGKVPLYWGITADGYVAFADDADILKGACGKSLAAFPQGCFYNTAVGGLRCYENPKNKITAVPAEEEEIWGATFKVTT